The following proteins are co-located in the Streptomyces sp. DT2A-34 genome:
- a CDS encoding 3-oxoacyl-ACP reductase — MTEAIVCRRLVGRTAVITGAGSGIGLATARRLASEGAHVVCGDVDEQRGKAAAEELGGIFVKVDVTDPEQVEALFKTAYDTYGSVDIAFNNAGISPPDDDSILETGLEAWKRVQEVNLTSVYLCCKAAIPYMRQQGKGSIINTASFVARMGAATSQISYTASKGGVLAMSRELGVQFARDGIRVNALCPGPVNTPLLQELFAKDPERAARRLVHIPVGRFAEAEEIAAAVAFLASDDSSFVNATDFLVDGGISGAYVTPL; from the coding sequence GTGACCGAAGCAATCGTGTGCCGTCGCCTCGTCGGCCGTACGGCCGTCATCACCGGAGCCGGCAGCGGCATCGGCCTCGCCACCGCCCGCCGACTCGCCTCCGAGGGCGCCCACGTCGTCTGCGGCGACGTCGACGAACAGCGCGGCAAGGCCGCCGCCGAGGAGCTGGGCGGGATCTTCGTCAAGGTCGACGTCACCGACCCCGAGCAGGTCGAGGCGCTGTTCAAGACGGCGTACGACACCTACGGCAGCGTCGACATCGCCTTCAACAACGCCGGTATCTCGCCGCCCGACGACGACTCCATCCTGGAGACCGGCCTGGAGGCCTGGAAGCGCGTCCAGGAGGTCAACCTGACCTCCGTCTACCTGTGCTGCAAGGCGGCCATCCCCTACATGCGGCAGCAGGGCAAGGGCTCCATCATCAACACGGCTTCCTTCGTGGCGAGGATGGGCGCCGCCACGTCCCAGATCTCGTACACGGCCTCCAAGGGCGGCGTCCTGGCCATGTCCCGCGAACTGGGCGTGCAGTTCGCCCGCGACGGCATCCGGGTCAACGCCCTGTGCCCCGGCCCGGTCAACACCCCGCTGCTCCAGGAGCTGTTCGCCAAGGACCCGGAGCGCGCCGCGCGCCGCCTCGTCCACATCCCGGTCGGCCGTTTCGCCGAGGCCGAGGAGATCGCCGCCGCGGTCGCCTTCCTGGCCAGCGACGACTCCTCGTTCGTGAACGCCACCGACTTCCTGGTCGACGGCGGAATCTCCGGGGCGTACGTCACGCCGCTGTAG
- a CDS encoding DUF2510 domain-containing protein, with protein MTPSPGWYRDPKAPHLERWWDGTAWTEHRRTPDVPGPPVPAPPVPGPPQAYGPPDPGPQAPTPPGPPSAGDASALRSKVIALTAAGAVLVTAIVTGAIVLGEEDGGTEVNTAPTLATSQPAPREPATDTPTPTPSESTSEPSADDPAVVVDQLNGITLPLLDGWVRPQTYTEADVLMSTDGTYECPAEDFGSCRHGKVISRTATPQNGETAPEALAEADIKEAADEAYDRDRVGRRPFGGIESHQVVKSGPVKVAGRTGYFVRWRVRTAEGPGGYVQSLAFASPVGTEAPVIVRYVFDAGEDGPPLADMDRFTRGIRPTTD; from the coding sequence ATGACACCCTCGCCCGGCTGGTACCGCGACCCCAAGGCCCCGCATCTGGAGCGCTGGTGGGACGGAACGGCCTGGACCGAGCACCGGCGCACTCCCGACGTTCCGGGACCGCCGGTGCCGGCGCCGCCCGTGCCCGGCCCGCCGCAGGCGTACGGGCCGCCGGACCCCGGCCCGCAGGCGCCGACGCCGCCCGGTCCGCCGTCCGCCGGTGACGCCTCCGCGCTGCGGTCCAAGGTCATCGCCCTCACCGCCGCCGGAGCCGTACTGGTCACCGCGATCGTCACGGGCGCGATCGTGCTCGGTGAGGAGGACGGGGGCACGGAGGTGAACACCGCGCCGACACTCGCGACCTCGCAGCCCGCGCCCCGTGAGCCGGCCACCGACACCCCCACCCCCACCCCGTCGGAGTCCACCTCCGAGCCCTCCGCCGACGACCCGGCCGTCGTGGTGGACCAACTCAACGGCATCACCCTGCCGTTGCTCGACGGCTGGGTCAGGCCACAGACCTACACCGAGGCCGACGTCCTCATGTCCACGGACGGCACCTACGAATGCCCCGCCGAGGACTTCGGCTCCTGCCGGCACGGCAAGGTCATCTCGCGCACGGCGACGCCCCAGAACGGCGAGACGGCCCCCGAGGCCCTCGCCGAGGCGGACATCAAGGAGGCGGCCGACGAGGCCTACGACCGTGACCGCGTCGGCCGGCGACCCTTCGGCGGCATCGAGTCCCACCAGGTCGTCAAGTCCGGCCCGGTCAAGGTGGCGGGCCGCACCGGCTACTTCGTGCGCTGGCGGGTCAGGACCGCCGAGGGACCGGGCGGATACGTCCAGTCCCTCGCCTTCGCGTCCCCCGTCGGCACCGAGGCACCGGTCATCGTCCGCTACGTCTTCGACGCGGGCGAGGACGGGCCGCCTCTGGCCGACATGGACCGCTTCACGCGGGGCATCCGGCCCACGACGGACTGA
- a CDS encoding amino acid deaminase/aldolase, whose amino-acid sequence MTARAADRARYDRATAHLDAPLAIVDLDAFDANADDLVRRAGGKPIRVASKSVRCRALLERVLAKDGFAGIMSFTLAESLWLARSGFDDVLLAYPSADRAGFAELTSDPKLASTVTVMIDDPAQLRLIDESRDRGREVVRICLELDTALKLLGGRVRVGARRSPLHSPAQVADMARLVARRRPGFEVVGIMAYEGHIAGVGDAVAGRPLRSRAVRLMQAAARRELAERRAEVVRAVRAVVPGLEFVNGGGTGSVQHTAAEDCVTEIGAGSGLYVPRLFDNYTSFSGRPAALFAQPVVRRPGVGVVTVLGGGYPASGAAGLDRLPVPYLPEGLRYDPQEGPGEVQTPLLGSPADDLLIGDKVWFRHAKAGELCERFEKLHLIEGEAVTATVPTYRGEGHTFL is encoded by the coding sequence ATGACTGCGCGCGCCGCCGACCGGGCCCGTTACGACCGGGCCACCGCCCATCTCGACGCCCCTCTCGCGATCGTGGACCTGGACGCCTTCGACGCCAACGCGGACGACCTCGTCCGCCGCGCCGGCGGAAAGCCGATCCGCGTCGCCAGCAAGTCCGTACGCTGCCGTGCCCTGCTGGAGCGGGTGCTCGCGAAGGACGGGTTCGCGGGGATCATGTCCTTCACGCTCGCCGAGTCCCTGTGGCTGGCACGGTCCGGGTTCGACGACGTTCTCCTCGCCTATCCGTCCGCCGACCGTGCCGGATTCGCCGAGCTGACCAGTGATCCCAAGCTCGCCTCCACCGTCACCGTGATGATCGACGATCCGGCACAGCTCCGGCTCATCGACGAGTCCCGGGACAGGGGGCGTGAAGTCGTGCGGATCTGCCTGGAGTTGGACACCGCGCTGAAGCTGCTCGGCGGGCGCGTGCGCGTCGGCGCCCGGCGTTCGCCGCTGCACTCCCCCGCCCAGGTCGCCGACATGGCTCGGCTCGTCGCCCGGCGGCGGCCGGGGTTCGAGGTGGTCGGGATCATGGCGTACGAGGGGCACATCGCCGGGGTCGGGGACGCCGTGGCGGGGCGGCCGTTGCGGTCGCGTGCCGTGCGGCTGATGCAGGCCGCCGCGCGCCGGGAGCTCGCCGAGCGGCGGGCCGAGGTGGTGCGGGCGGTGCGGGCCGTGGTGCCGGGGCTTGAGTTCGTCAACGGCGGCGGGACCGGCAGTGTGCAGCACACGGCCGCCGAGGACTGCGTCACCGAGATCGGGGCCGGGTCGGGGCTGTATGTGCCGCGGCTGTTCGACAACTACACGTCCTTCAGCGGGCGTCCGGCCGCGCTGTTCGCCCAGCCGGTCGTGCGCCGGCCGGGGGTCGGGGTGGTGACCGTCCTCGGTGGTGGGTATCCGGCCTCGGGTGCGGCCGGGCTGGACCGGCTGCCGGTGCCGTATCTGCCCGAGGGTCTGCGGTACGACCCTCAGGAGGGGCCCGGCGAGGTGCAGACGCCGCTGCTCGGCTCCCCCGCCGACGATCTGCTGATCGGCGACAAGGTGTGGTTCCGGCACGCCAAGGCGGGTGAGCTGTGCGAGCGGTTCGAGAAGCTCCACCTCATCGAGGGGGAGGCGGTGACGGCCACCGTGCCGACGTACCGGGGTGAGGGGCACACCTTCCTGTAG